A genomic region of Metopolophium dirhodum isolate CAU chromosome 1, ASM1992520v1, whole genome shotgun sequence contains the following coding sequences:
- the LOC132932725 gene encoding U-scoloptoxin(05)-Sm1a-like — protein sequence MVNANNLFVLLLIAFICTIRSAGSISCYQCNSTDIKYQFQCTETMDNIGDLRPTPCTNLYNAAYCVTHIGFHNGGHGVRRYCSSHNLGNYCNYFKPPGDEKDYETCIYTCAASGCNGPGELKLVKYIKSLPIYRWFKNL from the exons atggttaatgcaaataatttgtttgtattactTCTTATAGCATTTATTTGCACCATAAGATCTG CTGGAAGTATATCATGTTACCAATGCAACAGTACCGACATCAAATATCAATTTCAATGTACAGAGACTATGGACAATATAGGCGACCTACGCCCCACACCCTGTACAAATCTTTACAATGCTGCTTATTGTGTGACACATATAGGCTTCCACAACG gaGGACATGGAGTTAGACGTTACTGTTCATCTCATAATTTAGGAAATTATTGCAACTATTTTAAACCCCCAGGTGATGAAAAAGATTATGAAACATGTATTTATACTTGTGCTGCTAGTGGCTGTAATGGTCCAGGTGAactaaaattagttaaatatataaaaagtctTCCTATTTATCGG